DNA from Equus asinus isolate D_3611 breed Donkey chromosome 17, EquAss-T2T_v2, whole genome shotgun sequence:
ACATCAAAAAGCAATCCATTGCAAAGCCAGACACTGTAATTATCAAACTTTTTTCCTGATACAATATTTAATTTGGCCAAGGCAtttaagaattcattttaaactaacgttatatttaatataatggtTCCTGTGTCCCAAAtgctatatagaaaatataacagCTAAAGTATTCTTTCCTAtaattgttttctccattttgttttagtttttgctCTCAGGGAACACATGTGGTTCCTGCTTTATAATCTCAATGAAAGTTAgtccttttcaatttttatcaCTAGAGAATCTATTCAATCTCtgcttgtttaattttatttaaatatttgtctcTTCTACCTCGACTCCCCTTCAAAAAATTTATAGCATCAAGACAATGCACATTCCCCTAAAATCTCAGAGCTCTTCCCATCCCCACTACCCCAGTACCTGTTGTTCATAGGACGTCAGTGAGGAGCTCACCTGAGCCAGGCCCTCTAACACAAAGCTCTGTAAAGTAAATGCTCATCCTTTTCTTGCACATTCAGATAAGTGACTTGCAGTGGCTAAATATTTCTCAAGAACTGTCTAAATTAAAAGGGTAAATTTCCCCTCACACTGTTTTCTACATACTCCACATTGAAATTAATATCAATCTGTCTTTGGAGTCCTAAAACAAACCTGCTGATGGCAAAGGGAGGACCTCTTCTGTTTGGAAGGGATGCATGCGTTCTTATAGCTATAGTCACCACCTTTGGGACATGAACCCTAGAGACAACCTATTGTCTCATATTCTTGAGGTCATTAAATAACCAATTAACATTAATTACCTTTCTCTGATGCAATTCTTGTGTACTAGAAAACTGGAGCAGCGTTAGGGGAATTTCAcctgaaaatttatattttaaggtCACTTCTCTCAGCCTTCTGATCACTTGCGTACCTTCGTACAATTaacaaaattatgtaattataaaagtcATCATTATCAAATATTACTCAACTGACAACTATATGCTGAGCATAGCCCTCTTGCTTCTTACTATCCACTCTCACGATAATGGAGAAGTGTGAAGATCCATCTTTTAGGTCATCATAATCCATTGACAGTTAAAgcagaaatatttacaaagttaaacattaaGTTGGGACAATGATCTAGTTCCTCTCAAATCTTTGTCCTATTTTATTAcactttctttcctctgctttctccagATAGTTTGACCTCTTTGCTTTTGtgcttgctttttgtttctcaaaaaatgCTGCACACTCCTTCTTTATGGTCTTTTTTCCCAGTATTTCCTCGTTGCTGGAATgctttctcttaagtttttgcTCAAAGCACGTTTTCAGTGAAATCTTGCTTAAACATACTATTATAATGCAGGAGCTACTTCACTACCCAATTTAGTGTTGAAGTACTTTGCGtagttcaaatatatatttttaatctttattcatttcatttattatatattgTTTGTTTCTCCTGCCAGAATAAACGTCCAGGAAAGCAGAGATTTTTGACTGCTTTGTTCACTGATATATTCCAACCTCCTAGATCAGCACAAAGTAAGTGTACCATCAATCTTTACTGAGTGATAAATATGGACTTTTAAGGAACTGGGAATAGAACCAAACTTATCAGAACTATGAGGAAAGTGAATGCAGAGAGGTTAGGTCACAGAAAACAATAAGGGTGTTTTTAGAAGTGATTATTGACACTGGGcagtcaaaataaaagaaaagaaaaataaaccaaaagaaatgtCCACTCTTCTGAATTTTCTATCTCTAGTTAGAAACCAGGAAAAGAAGGTTCAGTATGTAATGAGGATACATacttgctcatttattcattcattcaataaatatttattacaggtttATCCTGAGCTAGGTattggggaaaaagagaaagaatatccCTTTGTAAACAATTATATTTAATGGGAATACAAAAAACCAGATGAATATATAATCATTTTCCAGtaattataaatgcaaaaatatataattgaaGGCATCATTTTAAATAGGGAGGTCAAAAAAGCCCTTAGTGTGGTGCTATTTGAATATGGACCATTAGGAAGTGAGAGAGCAAATTATGGAAATACCTGGGGGAGGAGGGTTGAGTTTGGGCCAAGTGGAATAGCAAATACAGCCTGTTTTCAAGTAAACAGTCAGCTTTTTTTATGCATCTCAGTAATTCTGCAATTTGTTGTGATATTCCAAGCTTTCTAAACCTGttttgcaaaaatataacttGGATATTTCAGAATAACATTATTtatggcagaaagaaaaagaggaagcctATATGGGTATATTTATGGGTTTCCTTTAAAGCTGTGTTTATGTCACTATGTTGGTATTTCTTAGCACAATAACGAAGTATGCGATGACATTAGTTGAATACTTTTGCAGTACATTTCATTAAGAAATTACTGTTAAATAAATTCAGACCTGCAGAAATAATCTGGATGATAAAACTAAAAAAGTTTtatctatataattttaaaactttgtcttTTGAAGATattcaaggaaacaaaaaatacttcAATCAATGCTACAAGCCTCAAAACAAGGAACTATGAGAACTgctacactgatttttttctgcccCAAATGTATTTTTGGCCAAAAGTGCTGCATGTTGCTTGGAAAACAGGACCTTGTTTACTGTTCTTTGTCCTGAAGTGTCAAGACATTTTAGGGACACTGAGTCCCAGCCTGCCAACTCTATAAATTTgagtcatttaaaatataattctactTATAGGGTATTATATTTCTCAATCAATCTACTTGCTAAGAAAACTAGGTAAGTAATAGGAGTTTACAAAAAACGCAATcactaataaaataaacatttgattaAACATTCATGCCAAAATTGCAcctaacaaaaataataacagattATTATATAATGTAATGCCAAACCTATGTTTAAATTTCCCCAATTGTCTCAAAGTTATATTTTCACAGTTAGTTTGAGCCAAGAATCAAACAAATTTGATTGGTATAATTAAATTGTCTTTACTATGTAACATTCTGCTCTGTGTATTATGTATAccttcctttgtgtgtgtgtgtatgagactgtagAAATATGTGTGATCAGGTAAGTTTTGGAAAAGCTGGAACATTTGTAGAATGCTGTATGTTCTGTATTTGGCTTATTGCTTCGTCGTCATTTGCCTTGTTCTGCACCAGCACTTTTACACTGATACTCAGGAAGTTTTATCAGTTCAGGTTGAGTCTTTAGTTTCTTTTAGGCAAGACTTCTTCACAGGTGGTTCTGACTAAGGCCAGTAGCTTCAAATTGTGAGGTATAGGTTAACTAGTTGTCTGACCTTTAGTGCTGCTTAGTCTGATCTGTAGATCATGTAGCGTCAGAATCATtatttcctttcaacatttcccATCAACTTTTCACTTAATGACTTTAATAGCTATTGGAATCATTGCCCTGATCCATTTTTTAATGTGTTCTAAAATTGTGAATTTCTAATTCtgctcttttttctgcttttatttcttctgaatttCCCCTCATAAACTATTAGGTAACCCTGAAATACAATTCataaaggaaagacagaaaaaatgttAATCTCCTTTATTTGCCAATTTTCAGCGTTATGAATTGATACCCCAGCAACCATTAAAAGCaaccaataatttattttttcttttttagtatctagattaaaatttttagatttaaacacattttatgcCTATAAATTAATTTCAGTCAATATTCAATTTATGTTAACTAAATCCTGTGTGAGCCCTTTGAAATTGCCTCCTATCTCTCTTTGAAATGATCCACTAGCGAACTAGCCATTCACAGCATTCTTGCTTTCTGGAAAATTAGGTTGTTCCAGGCTCATTACATTTTCTTCCTCAGACTTCAAATCAGCTATTTGTCTAGAAAACTCTGGTTCTGTTTAGAGAGCAAAGATttccttttagagaaaattttGGGAATAGGAATGTTCATTGCCATTGGGTTGTCATTATGAGTGGtactttttttgagaaaaaaaattgtttcaaactAAATTTCgatttcaaaataagatgaaAGTTTTGTACTTACCTTACCTTACTTTAGACCTGTAACTCTTCTATTATGCTGACAAGCTTTGTTTCAATGatatttcaataattatttattcactttatGCTAAAATAAATATTGCGCAATAGGAGGTAGACTCAAATTGCTTTGTTTAAAGTCTTTTATGGAAAATGTTTTACACTTTGTGGCTATGTGTAACCATTATAGCTAGActcatttgttttcaaattttagagatatttttgtttactttttgacATAAATATACGTTTTTTCAACTATGCACAATATTGCATTTCCAACAAATCAGGGCTATATTGTAATGTACATTCCCGAAAGATTTCTTTCATCTCCTCTTATCTTTattagttttcattgtatttttcctACTTCTCTCACAGAACTTATCTTACTATAAAAACTTTTCAGTGTGTTGTCTTTattcaattaagaaaaatttctggGGGGACATTCTACAACAATCTATGGAAACCTCCCTCTTTCCATTTTCACAGCTGTATACTTCTTTATTGTGACCCATAGCTTAATCAACCACCTTCATATTGGATTTTATCCAGTCTGTTGTTATTATCAATAATGCTTGTGATTATGttatttagatatattttgtttatctttggaaTAGCCTCCCAGAACAGTGAATGCTTAGAAAGAGGATAAATGCATACGTAATTCTTCTATTATTTCAAGTCACATGTAACATGCTACCTTCCTGCTAATGtgtaaaaatgtctgtttccctGAAGATTCACTTACAGGATATGTCATTATACTTTTGGATTTCTCCCATTCTGATAGATGagaaatattagctcagggcagttttcatttgtatttttattatttattatgagTGAGGTTGaataattcttcatatatttatggGCTATTTGCATTCTATTATATAGACTATTTTATTATATCATGTTTATTTTCtacagtattttcattttcttctctgctaTATTGGACATAAGTGGCGACTTTTTCTCAGCTTttcatttgccattttaatttcttatctGTTTTTTGGCCAAGAAGTTTCGTATATTCACGTAATCTAagttttaaacttgtttttaGAACTCTCTTTTGCTGTGTGAAATAAGGAAGAgatgtaattttatctttttctcatatGGTTATTTTCTCCAATATGACAATCGTTTAATAGAAGGaactttgtaatttattttgaattctataGAGTTAGCCTTCCTGTTATAATTTGCTTAAGTTTTTAGAGTGTTTGTTGCTAGACCTTTGTGCTCATTTAGGCATTCATATAAACATTGGTACAGAAGTTTTGAAACATGATTCCTCAATATTACCAGGTAAAATGCATATTACATTCATCTTGGTCCTAATGCATATGAACTAGACTAGACTAGAAAACACTTGTAGAGATTTCTAGACCTCATAGTACCTGGAATGCAGTCTTTTGAGTAATAATAGCCAAAATTAATCTAGGTATAGTGAAATGACTTGAGAGATTATCCTTTCTGAAGGACAAAACTAATCCTTGTGGTTTCTCAGATTCATAGCCTCAGAGGCACTACAGTGAAAGAGCACTAGATTTAGAGTCATCAGAGTTGAGTTCCTGTCttaaattaaccattttattCATCTCTAGGCTAGTTTCTTCAACTTCTATGTCATCACCTAAACAATAGATGTAACTGTCCTTGCTGAAAGTACTTCTCAGCATAAGCTGACTGTAAGAAAGCATAAGACTGTGCTTTCAGAGAATTCACAGAACCCAAGGAATGAAGGTGTCAGAAAAGCATCACCCCCACTTTTATCACACatcatatctatctatatctcccAACAAAGACACAATACTTCAGTGACATACAACACAAATAACTCCAAGGGATTTCAGTATACCAATTCACAATATATTAATGTCACAGTTACCGCTAAAAACCTCATGCAAATATATGCTATAGGTTTAGGGCtctgtttccattgtttttaaaattaaaaacatcttttgaGATTGGTTCAGGAAAATAGGACTCTTGTTACCATTAATTTCTGGAAGGCATCCTTCACATCTTTATTCCTCAGGCTATAGATCAGAGGATTCAACATGGGGTTGACTACTGTGTAAAATACAGAGGCCACTTTGACAGTTTGCCGAGAGTTTTTGGAGTTGGGCACACAGTAAAGGGAAAGGATAGTCCCGTGGAAGATGGTGATGGCGgtgaggtgggaggcacaggtggagaaggctttgtgACGCCCGCTGGCAGAAGGGATGTTGAGTACAGTCGCAAAAATAAATACGTATGAAGCAAGAATGATGAGTAAAGTACTCACTTCATTGAAGGTGGCAAAACCGAAGAGCAGTAGGTGTGCAATGTGTATATCAGAGCTTGAGACAGCAATGAGAgcagtatattcacagaaaaagtggttGATTATGTTATGTCCAGAAAAATCTAACTGGAGAGCATAGCAAAGGAGTACCAAGGGGCCAAACATACCCCAGAGGTATGACCCAGCCACCAGGAGGGCACAGAGCCTCTGTGACATGGTCACTGTATAAAGCAGAGGATTACAGATGGCCACaaagcggtcataggccatcactgcCAGCAAGAAGGACTCAGTCACCACAGCAGTGCAGGACAGGAAGTACTGCAACATGCAGCTGGAGTAGAAGATGCTTTTATCAGCCATGACCAGGTTCTCAAGCAGCTTGGGAGTAACAATGGAAGAgtaacaaaaatcaacaaaagaaaggtggctaaggaaaaagtacatgggagtgtgaaATTTTGGGTTAATCTTTATGATTATTATCATCCCAAGATTTCCTACTACAGTCATAACATACATGATC
Protein-coding regions in this window:
- the LOC106844039 gene encoding olfactory receptor 5D14, with protein sequence MTCLSLTSINLLFDRNNSLLPPPSFNSIVMMVARNLSVETTFVLLGFTDYPELQVPLFLVFLIMYVMTVVGNLGMIIIIKINPKFHTPMYFFLSHLSFVDFCYSSIVTPKLLENLVMADKSIFYSSCMLQYFLSCTAVVTESFLLAVMAYDRFVAICNPLLYTVTMSQRLCALLVAGSYLWGMFGPLVLLCYALQLDFSGHNIINHFFCEYTALIAVSSSDIHIAHLLLFGFATFNEVSTLLIILASYVFIFATVLNIPSASGRHKAFSTCASHLTAITIFHGTILSLYCVPNSKNSRQTVKVASVFYTVVNPMLNPLIYSLRNKDVKDAFQKLMVTRVLFS